From Tiliqua scincoides isolate rTilSci1 chromosome 2, rTilSci1.hap2, whole genome shotgun sequence, the proteins below share one genomic window:
- the LOC136638524 gene encoding cryptic protein-like, which produces MYWRQITGVLLTVTLALQGIHFGKGYREEGNRLDTGENTGAIIQKHHTKTQVTTLNVFHDANGSDESRKQKNSRQIVPFPGLTKSETLDRHCCQNGGTCILGNFCACPRHFTGRYCEHDKRKSNCSPFVHGEWIRNGCQLCRCVYGVVHCLSEQILNCAETEEEEFINLPSNSPRLQQTVCLHVLLLGCFFIVFLTKLLYLL; this is translated from the exons ATGTATTGGAGACAAATCACTGG GGTTCTTTTAACAGTGACTCTGGCCTTGCAGGGTATTCACTTTGGAAAAG GCTACAGAGAAGAGGGGAACAGACTTGATACTGGAGAAAACACGGGTGCCATCATCCAAAAGCATCACACCAAAACCCAAGTCACAACTCTGAATGTCTTCCATGATGCGAATGGGAGTGATGAGAGCAGAAAGCAAAAGAACTCTAGGCAAATCGTGCCTTTCCCTGGGCTTACAAAGA GTGAAACACTGGACCGGCATTGCTGTCAAAATGGAGGAACCTGTATCCTTGGCAACTTTTGTGCCTGCCCAAGACACTTCACTGGCAGATACTGTGAACATGATAAACGGAAAAG CAATTGCAGCCCATTTGTACATGGAGAATGGATCCGAAACGGTTGCCAACTATGTCGGTGTGTATATGGCGTTGTGCACTGTCTGTCTGAACAAATACTGAACTGTG ctgaaaCAGAGGAAGAAGAATTTATCAATTTACCTTCAAATTCCCCAAGATTACAGCAAACAGTGTGCCTTCATGTTCTCCTGCTGGGCTGCTTCTTCATTGTGTTTCTCACCAAGCTCCTCTATCTACTGTGA